AGTACTCGTAAATGGAGGAAGCACCGGGGGCCAAAATTAACATATATTGATATTTTACAAACAGGAGGCCCCGCTGGGGCCGGACCGTTTTTCGCGCTGTTTTCCTTTTGGCGACGGCGGCGACCTCCTGTTAACCGATCGCTATTTCCCTTTTCGCGGGATCAGCATTTTCCCGACTACCTCACCGTCGTCACGGACCATTTTCAAATCCAGTTGTTTTCTGGTCGCATGCAATTTGATCAATGTTCGCTTTCCTTCCAATGGCCCGCCGCCGATCACGATCGGAAAGTTGTGGTCCGCATCGGGCTCGTGGGTCATGTAGCGGTGCGTGTGGCCCGAGATCTGCAAATCGATTTTTGCTTTGTTCAAAACCGGCCCGAAAACCTTGCGGCAATGCAGCGTACCGTGCCAGTCTCCCGAATGATAAGGCGATATATGGATCAATACAATCCGAAAATCTGCTTTCTTGAATTCCGGTGATTCTACCTCTTTTTCAAGCCAAGTTCGCTGCGTTTCCCGGTAGCGGTCGAAGGCGATCAGTCCGCCGTAATCCACTGCATCATCCGCTTTGTCCTCACCGGAATCCAGTACTACAAACCGCACCGGACCTCTTGTGAAGGCATAATAATATTTGTTTTCAGGATAAGCATAGTACGACGGAATATGCCGTGAAAAGCTGCCGCGGCATTCGTGATTGCCCTGGGTGAGTATAAATGGAAATTCAGTTGCAAAAATATCCACGCAGGGTTTGATCAGATGGTCGATCATCTGGGTTTCTTCGGTAACCCAGTCGAAACAATCTCCATTAAAAACCACAAAATCATAATCGCGCTTGTTGCCTGTGTAACCGTGCCGGTAGAGCAGTTGCGGAATGATCTGCGGTCTGTCGTGAATATCGTTGAAAACAACCATTTTAAATTCGTCTTCATTTTCGGCAGGCGTTTTGAAACCGTAAAGC
This Dyadobacter sp. UC 10 DNA region includes the following protein-coding sequences:
- a CDS encoding purple acid phosphatase family protein; translation: MLSDRRSFLEKMSQIGALSLLPLTASQAAAETLAETAVDDKNHFVAGPYLQNLGTDEVTIMWITHKNCFSWVEYGAGTYTSMREFGYTNGLIEANNRINKVTIKNLKPGTDHKYKLVSTEITGYKGSRVEFGESISSPLYGFKTPAENEDEFKMVVFNDIHDRPQIIPQLLYRHGYTGNKRDYDFVVFNGDCFDWVTEETQMIDHLIKPCVDIFATEFPFILTQGNHECRGSFSRHIPSYYAYPENKYYYAFTRGPVRFVVLDSGEDKADDAVDYGGLIAFDRYRETQRTWLEKEVESPEFKKADFRIVLIHISPYHSGDWHGTLHCRKVFGPVLNKAKIDLQISGHTHRYMTHEPDADHNFPIVIGGGPLEGKRTLIKLHATRKQLDLKMVRDDGEVVGKMLIPRKGK